The nucleotide window GCCGTGATGGTCATGCCCGTCCCTTCGTGCCCTCACCCGGGACCAGCGGGGAGCGCCCCGGCGCTATTCCGGCTGTGATCGGTGACACGCCGTGATCACCCGGCCCACGAGCCGATACTGATCCGATCAATTTTGCAGCCGATTCGGCGATGACTCTGGATCGGCGGTCACTCGTGCGATATACATCGGATGTCTGGTGGTGTCGTTGAAGGGAAACATCCGTGCAGCTTGTGCGTCTCGGAGAGCCGGGGAGTGAGCGTCCGTTCGTGCGGGCCGACGACGGCACGACCTACGAACTGGGCGGCCTCACCGCCGACATCGACGGCGGCTTCCTCGCCGCGGACGGGATCGCGAGGGTCGCCGCCGCGCTCGCCGCGGGAGAGCTGCCGAAGGCTGCGGAGACCGGCCTGCGGGTCGGCGCGCCGATCGCCCAGCCCGGCAAGGTCGTCTGCATCGGCATGAACTACCGCCGGCACGCCGAGGAGACCGGCGCGACCCCGCCCACCGAGCCCGTCGTCTTCATGAAGGCGCCGGACGTCGTGGTCGGCCCGTCCGACGACGTCCTCATCCCGCGCGGCTCCACGAGCACCGACTGGGAGGTCGAGCTCGGCGTGGTCATCGGCAAGACGGCCCGCTACCTCGAGAGCGTCGACGAAGCTCTCGAGTACGTCGCCGGCTACGTCGTCTCCAACGACGTCTCCGAGCGCGCGCTGCAGTTCCGCACCGCCCAGTGGGACAAGGGCAAGTCGTGCGAGAACTTCAACCCGCTCGGCCCCGCGCTGGTCCCCGCGAGCGAAGTGCCCGACCCCCAGGACCTCGGCCTGCGCCTGTGGGTCAACGGCGAGAAGAAGCAGGACTCGTCCACCAAGGACATGATCTTCAGCGTCGCCGAGATCGTCCACCACCTCAGCCAGGTGATGGTGCTGCGCCCCGGCGACCTGATCAACACCGGCACCCCCGAAGGCGTCGCGCTCGGCCGGCCCGACCCGAAACCGTACCTGCGCGACGGCGACGTCATCGAGCTCGAAATCGACGGGCTCGGGCGGCAGCGCCAGACCGCGAGGCAGGCCTGACCATGGCGAAGATCATCGGCATGGAGGTCCTCGACGTCCGGTTCCCGACGTCGAAGGAGCTCGACGGCTCGGACGCGATGAACCCCGACCCGGACTACTCCGCCGCCTACGTCGTGCTGCACGCCGACGGCGGCCCGGACGGCTACGGCCTCGCGTTCACCATCGGCCGCGGCAACGACGTCCAGGCCGCCGCGATCCGCGCGCTCGCCCCGCACGTCGTCGGCCGGGACGTCCCCGAAGACGCGGCCGCCCTCGGCGACCTGTCCCGCACGCTCGTCGGCGACTCGCAGTTCCGCTGGCTGGGCCCGGAAAAGGGCGTCGCGCACATGGCCGTCGGCGCGATCGTCAACGCCGCGTGGGACCTCGCCGCGCGCCGCGCCGGCCTGCCGGTCTGGCAGTTCGCGGCGCGGATGACGCCCGAAGAGCTCGTCTCCCTGGTCGACTTCCGCTACCTGACCGACGCGCTCACCGAAGCCGAGGCCCTGGACATCCTGCGCCGCGCCGAACCCGGCCGGGCCGAACGCGCCGCCCAGCTGGAAAAGCACGGCTACCGCGCCTACAGCACGTCACCCGGCTGGCTCGGGTACGCGGACGCGAAACTCGTGCGGCTGGCCGAGCAGGCCGTCGCCGACGGCTTCGAGATGATCAAGCTCAAGGTCGGCGGCAACCTCGAGGACGACGTCCGCCGCATGAAACTGGCGCGGGAGACCGTCGGCCCGGACATCCGGATCGCCGTCGACGCCAACCAGCGCTGGGACGTCTCCGCCGCGGTCACCTGGATGACCGCGCTCGCGCCCTACGACCCGTACTGGATCGAGGAACCGACGTCCCCGGACGACGTCCTCGGGCACGCGGCCATCGCGCAGGCCCTCGCGCCCATCAAGATCGCCACCGGCGAGCACGTCCAGAACCGCGTGATCTTCAAGCAGCTGCTGCAGGCGAACGCCATTTCGGTGCTGCAGCTGGACGCCGCCCGCGTCGGCGGGTTCAACGAGAACCTGGCGATCCTGCTGCTGGCCGCCAAGTTCGGCATCCCGGTGTGCCCGCACGCCGGCGGCGTCGGCCTCTGCGAGCTCGTGCGGCACCTGTCGATGTTCGACTTCGTGGCGGTGTCCGGCACCGACGCGGACCGTTCGATCGAGTGGGTCGACCACCTGCACGAGCACTTCACCGACCCGGCCGTCGTCGAGCGCGGCCGGTACCTCGCCCCGACCGCACCCGGGTTCTCCGCGCGCATGCACGACGCCACGCTGCGCCGCTTCCGGTTCCCGGACGGTCCCGAGTGGACGGAGACCGCCAGTGAGTGAATTCGAAGGCCTGGTGGCCGCCGTCACCGGAGGCGCCTCGGGCATCGGCAAGGCGGCCGCGGACCTGCTGGCCGAGCGCGGCGCGCAGGTGGCGGTCCTCGACCTGAAACCGGGCGACGACGGCTTCCGCTGCGACGTCGGCTCCGATCAGGAAGTCCGCGAAGCGATCGATGCCGTCGTCGAGCGCTTCGGACGCCTCGACATCCTGGTCAACAACGCGGGCATCGGCGCGCAGGGCGACGTCAGCGCCAACGACGACGACGAATGGCACCGCGTGTTCGACGTCAACGTCGTCGGCATGGTCCGGCTCGCCCGCGCTGCGCTGCCGCACCTGAAGAACTCGCCGTCCGCGGCGATCGTCAACACCTGCTCCATCGCGGCCTGGGCCGGCCTGCCCAACCGCGCGCTCTACTCGGCCACCAAGGGTGCGGTGCTCTCGCTGACCCTGGCCATGGCGACCGA belongs to Amycolatopsis tolypomycina and includes:
- a CDS encoding fumarylacetoacetate hydrolase family protein; translated protein: MQLVRLGEPGSERPFVRADDGTTYELGGLTADIDGGFLAADGIARVAAALAAGELPKAAETGLRVGAPIAQPGKVVCIGMNYRRHAEETGATPPTEPVVFMKAPDVVVGPSDDVLIPRGSTSTDWEVELGVVIGKTARYLESVDEALEYVAGYVVSNDVSERALQFRTAQWDKGKSCENFNPLGPALVPASEVPDPQDLGLRLWVNGEKKQDSSTKDMIFSVAEIVHHLSQVMVLRPGDLINTGTPEGVALGRPDPKPYLRDGDVIELEIDGLGRQRQTARQA
- a CDS encoding enolase C-terminal domain-like protein, whose protein sequence is MAKIIGMEVLDVRFPTSKELDGSDAMNPDPDYSAAYVVLHADGGPDGYGLAFTIGRGNDVQAAAIRALAPHVVGRDVPEDAAALGDLSRTLVGDSQFRWLGPEKGVAHMAVGAIVNAAWDLAARRAGLPVWQFAARMTPEELVSLVDFRYLTDALTEAEALDILRRAEPGRAERAAQLEKHGYRAYSTSPGWLGYADAKLVRLAEQAVADGFEMIKLKVGGNLEDDVRRMKLARETVGPDIRIAVDANQRWDVSAAVTWMTALAPYDPYWIEEPTSPDDVLGHAAIAQALAPIKIATGEHVQNRVIFKQLLQANAISVLQLDAARVGGFNENLAILLLAAKFGIPVCPHAGGVGLCELVRHLSMFDFVAVSGTDADRSIEWVDHLHEHFTDPAVVERGRYLAPTAPGFSARMHDATLRRFRFPDGPEWTETASE
- a CDS encoding SDR family NAD(P)-dependent oxidoreductase, producing MSEFEGLVAAVTGGASGIGKAAADLLAERGAQVAVLDLKPGDDGFRCDVGSDQEVREAIDAVVERFGRLDILVNNAGIGAQGDVSANDDDEWHRVFDVNVVGMVRLARAALPHLKNSPSAAIVNTCSIAAWAGLPNRALYSATKGAVLSLTLAMATDHLPDRIRVNCVCPGTADTPWVGRLLDAAEDPAAERAALAARQPMGRLVTADEVANAIAYLASPRSASTTGTALAVDGGMYGLRPRGPVSHQ